Proteins from a single region of Rhinatrema bivittatum chromosome 13, aRhiBiv1.1, whole genome shotgun sequence:
- the VPS37C gene encoding vacuolar protein sorting-associated protein 37C isoform X1, which translates to MSSLRHHPPAGWNDPTSGLRTETGCGGTQGLLAAGGAADRWIQNVCDGQPCWSVSSRVERCFTPTGGVGRMARDTLRNLSVQQLQNLQENSEALNHFIQDSQEVQSVQLEKEMTLAANKRWAEQNLEFKPHLDSGRVSLSEKYQQLQDLLTQLQRKRSKLENVYGPLRPESILSHIQSEGSKTEEESDALAEKFLEGAVPLETFLDDFVSLRILSYLRRVKAEKLQETLRKQEAPSPQKEPPKDASFPRQPDPPMNPPSHSPPSFPLPYNPSPFLPGQPMRIGPVAQGGLTPAPFFGTRGASDPPTSQHRAQTSFQYGHSQPRLGGPGYPHFQPGGPGFLQPQSGGLGYPQAQFGGSAPQLTPYVPGGRPQCPYPNQPQLPRYPGSQPLPYPQYSGFPQPSPAGSFWSRYRTE; encoded by the exons GTGCAGCTGACCGTTGGATTCAGAACGTTTGCGATGGGCAGCCCTGCTGGAGTGTGAGCAGCCGGGTGGAAAGATGTTTCACCCCCACTGGAG GGGTTGGCAGAATGGCAAGGGATACCCTGAGAAACCTGAGCGTGCAGCAGCTCCAGAACCTGCAGGAGAACTCCGAGGCGCTCAACCATTTCATCCAGGACTCCCAGGAG GTTCAAAGtgtgcagctggagaaggaaatgACTCTGGCCGCAAACAAGCGTTGGGCAGAGCAGAACCTGGAGTTCAAGCCGCATCTTGATTCTGGCCGTGTCAGCCTCTCTGAGAAGTACCAGCAACTCCAGGACCTGCTCACACAGCTTCAGCGGAAACGGAGCAAACTGG AAAACGTTTATGGCCCGCTGAGACCTGAATCCATCTTATCCCATATACAAAGTGAAGGAAGCAAAACTGAAGAGGAATCGGAT GCTCTGGCTGAAAAGTTTCTGGAAGGTGCTGTTCCCCTGGAAACGTTCCTGGACGACTTTGTCTCCTTAAGGATCCTCTCCTACCTGCGGCGGGTGAAAGCTGAGAAGCTCCAGGAGACGCTGCGGAAGCAGGAGGCGCCGTCCCCACAAAAGGAGCCTCCTAAAGACGCTTCCTTCCCTCGCCAACCAGACCCCCCGATGAATCCTCCCAGCCAttccccaccttccttccccttaCCTTATAATCCATCTCCGTTCCTGCCAGGACAGCCCATGCGCATTGGGCCAGTAGCACAAGGAGGTTTAACTCCAGCTCCATTCTTTGGAACTCGTGGTGCAAGCGATCCTCCCACTTCCCAACATAGAGCTCAAACCTCTTTCCAATACGGCCATTCTCAGCCACGTCTGGGGGGCCCGGGGTACCCCCACTTTCAGCCGGGGGGCCCGGGGTTTCTGCAGCCTCAGTCAGGAGGCCTCGGGTACCCACAAGCACAGTTTGGGGGTTCAGCTCCTCAGCTGACTCCATATGTCCCTGGAGGAAGACCCCAGTGCCCCTACCCAAACCAGCCTCAGCTTCCAAGATACCCAGGATCCCAGCCACTCCCCTACCCACAATATTCAGGCTTCCCGCAACCATCCCCAGCAGGCTCTTTCTGGTCCAGGTACCGCACAGAATAG
- the VPS37C gene encoding vacuolar protein sorting-associated protein 37C isoform X2, with amino-acid sequence MARDTLRNLSVQQLQNLQENSEALNHFIQDSQEVQSVQLEKEMTLAANKRWAEQNLEFKPHLDSGRVSLSEKYQQLQDLLTQLQRKRSKLENVYGPLRPESILSHIQSEGSKTEEESDALAEKFLEGAVPLETFLDDFVSLRILSYLRRVKAEKLQETLRKQEAPSPQKEPPKDASFPRQPDPPMNPPSHSPPSFPLPYNPSPFLPGQPMRIGPVAQGGLTPAPFFGTRGASDPPTSQHRAQTSFQYGHSQPRLGGPGYPHFQPGGPGFLQPQSGGLGYPQAQFGGSAPQLTPYVPGGRPQCPYPNQPQLPRYPGSQPLPYPQYSGFPQPSPAGSFWSRYRTE; translated from the exons ATGGCAAGGGATACCCTGAGAAACCTGAGCGTGCAGCAGCTCCAGAACCTGCAGGAGAACTCCGAGGCGCTCAACCATTTCATCCAGGACTCCCAGGAG GTTCAAAGtgtgcagctggagaaggaaatgACTCTGGCCGCAAACAAGCGTTGGGCAGAGCAGAACCTGGAGTTCAAGCCGCATCTTGATTCTGGCCGTGTCAGCCTCTCTGAGAAGTACCAGCAACTCCAGGACCTGCTCACACAGCTTCAGCGGAAACGGAGCAAACTGG AAAACGTTTATGGCCCGCTGAGACCTGAATCCATCTTATCCCATATACAAAGTGAAGGAAGCAAAACTGAAGAGGAATCGGAT GCTCTGGCTGAAAAGTTTCTGGAAGGTGCTGTTCCCCTGGAAACGTTCCTGGACGACTTTGTCTCCTTAAGGATCCTCTCCTACCTGCGGCGGGTGAAAGCTGAGAAGCTCCAGGAGACGCTGCGGAAGCAGGAGGCGCCGTCCCCACAAAAGGAGCCTCCTAAAGACGCTTCCTTCCCTCGCCAACCAGACCCCCCGATGAATCCTCCCAGCCAttccccaccttccttccccttaCCTTATAATCCATCTCCGTTCCTGCCAGGACAGCCCATGCGCATTGGGCCAGTAGCACAAGGAGGTTTAACTCCAGCTCCATTCTTTGGAACTCGTGGTGCAAGCGATCCTCCCACTTCCCAACATAGAGCTCAAACCTCTTTCCAATACGGCCATTCTCAGCCACGTCTGGGGGGCCCGGGGTACCCCCACTTTCAGCCGGGGGGCCCGGGGTTTCTGCAGCCTCAGTCAGGAGGCCTCGGGTACCCACAAGCACAGTTTGGGGGTTCAGCTCCTCAGCTGACTCCATATGTCCCTGGAGGAAGACCCCAGTGCCCCTACCCAAACCAGCCTCAGCTTCCAAGATACCCAGGATCCCAGCCACTCCCCTACCCACAATATTCAGGCTTCCCGCAACCATCCCCAGCAGGCTCTTTCTGGTCCAGGTACCGCACAGAATAG